Within Ktedonobacterales bacterium, the genomic segment TCTCTGGAGCGGAGGCAATCGTGGAACGCTACGGTGAACACCATTTCCCAGGGCGGCTGTTTGTCGTTGAGGGGGTGGATGGGTCGGGCAAAAGCACGCAAATTGCCCTCCTGCGCCAGTGGCTGGTGAGCGAGGGCTACCCCGTCTTCTTTAGCGAGTGGAACTCTTCGCCGCTCGTCCAGCGCACCACCAGGCGCGGCAAGAAAAAGCAACTGCTGACCCCCACTACCTTTAGTCTGCTGCACGCCACCGACTTCGCTGATCGCACCGAACAGGAGATTATCCCGCCGCTGAAAGCGGGCGCGATTGTGCTGGCCGACCGCTATATTTATACGGCGTTTGCCCGCGATGTGGCGCGCGGCGTGCATCCGCAGTGGGTGCGCCATCTCTATCAATTTGCCGTGAAGCCAACTATCGCCTTTTATTTTCGCGTCCCGCTGGATGAATCGCTCAAGCGGATTTTAGGCAGCCGGGCGGAACTCAAATATTATGAAGCGGGGATGGACCTGAACCTCTCAACGGACCCCACCCGAAGCTTTAAGATGTTCCAGAAACGCATTGTCACCGAATATGAAAAAATGGTTGATGAGTTTGGCCTGACGGTTCTGGATGCCTTGCAGCCCATCACCGAGCAGCAACTGCACATCCGCGACATGGTGCGGCCCTTCCTGCGTGGCCTGCATCGTGACCGCCAGAATCATGCAGGCCGGTGGCAGATGGGCGCTGCTGCCAACGGCGGCGAGAGTGTCGGGCGCAAGCGCAAAACGGAGCAGCTTCTATGACGCAGGTGGCTTTCTATGGCATTGATACCGTGCGCGTGCGCTCGGAAGAGGGGCTGCTCCCCGGCAGGCTCTTTGCCATCGAGGGAACAGATGGCGTCGGACGTTCGACGCAGATTCAGCACCTGCGCACCTGGCTGGAGAGCAGCGGCTACGCGGTGATTGATACCGGCCAGCGCCGCTCTGCGCTGGCCGGGCGCGGAATTGATGAGGCCAAGCAAGGCCATACGCTCGGCCCGCTGACGATGGACCTCTTCTATGCCACTGATTTTGTGGACCGCTTTGAGAATCAGATCCTGC encodes:
- a CDS encoding thymidylate kinase, with amino-acid sequence MERYGEHHFPGRLFVVEGVDGSGKSTQIALLRQWLVSEGYPVFFSEWNSSPLVQRTTRRGKKKQLLTPTTFSLLHATDFADRTEQEIIPPLKAGAIVLADRYIYTAFARDVARGVHPQWVRHLYQFAVKPTIAFYFRVPLDESLKRILGSRAELKYYEAGMDLNLSTDPTRSFKMFQKRIVTEYEKMVDEFGLTVLDALQPITEQQLHIRDMVRPFLRGLHRDRQNHAGRWQMGAAANGGESVGRKRKTEQLL